One Osmerus mordax isolate fOsmMor3 chromosome 25, fOsmMor3.pri, whole genome shotgun sequence DNA window includes the following coding sequences:
- the LOC136933469 gene encoding neuroligin-3-like isoform X6, whose amino-acid sequence MWWAAFRHHLLPTHRSCWRGAASIARCGLIWWILCSYWPLTQATSQNFYPTVNTQYGKLRGRRVAVPGEVLGPVDQYLGVPYAAPPLGEKRFLPPDQPSSWSGIKNATQFMPVCPQNIRNTVPEIMMPIWFTYNLDFVATYIQDQSEDCLFLNIYVPTVEDIRDAEARPVMVYIHGGSYMEGTGNMIDGSVLASYGNVIVITLNYRVGVLGFLSTGDQAAKGNYGLLDQIQALRWISKNIGYFGGDPGRITVFGSGIGASCVSLLTLSHHSEGKTPPGGGRGLFHRAIIQSGSALSSWAVNYQPVKYTRHLAERVGCNVLDTLDMVSCLQKKTAKELVEQDIQPARYHVAFGPVIDGDVIPDDPEILMEQGEFLNYDIMLGVNQGEGLRFVENVVDLEDGVSGNDFDFAVSDFVDSLYGYPEGKDTLRETIKFMYTDWADRDNPETRRKTLVALFTDHQWVEPSVVTADLHARYGSPTYFYAFYHHCQSLMKPVWSDSAHGDEVPYVFGVPMVGPTDLFPCNFSRNDIMLSAVVMTYWTNFAKSGDPNKPVPQDTKFIHTKANRFEEVAWSKYDPHDQLYLHIGLKPRIRDHYRATKVAFWKHLVPHLYNLHDMFHYTSTTTKVTPLDTTQSNGKTRPSDTKRPPVSTAHSSDGEAGEEQGPMIVANPRDYSTELSVTIAVGASLLFLNVLAFAALYYRKDKRSRQDGPHQASPQRQGNGNDVSHATTIDESLSHQMNQANQMSPCDAHHDPLHLSPNMDYTLTLRRSPDDIPLMTPNNITMIPNSLMGLPNMHPYSTFPAGYNSTGLPHSHSTTRV is encoded by the exons ATGTGGTGGGCCGCGTTCAGACACCATCTGTTGCCTACACACCGATCATGTTGGAGAGGAGCTGCATCCATCGCCCGCTGCGGTCTTATATGGTGGATATTATGCTCCTACTGGCCTCTCACGCAGGCAACAAGCCAAAACTTCTACCCTACGGTGAACACCCAGTATGGGAAACTGAGGGGCCGGAGGGTTGCGGTGCCTGGTGAGGTTCTGGGGCCTGTGGACCAGTACCTGGGAGTGCCGTACGCCGCGCCCCCACTCGGGGAGAAGCGTTTCCTGCCCCCGGACCAGCCTTCCTCCTGGTCGGGGATCAAGAACGCCACTCAGTTCATGCCCGTGTGCCCGCAGAATATCCGCAACACTGTCCCCGAGATCATGATGCCCATATGGTTCACCTACAACCTGGACTTTGTGGCGACGTACATTCAGGATCAGAGCGAAGACTGCTTGTTTTTGAACATCTATGTCCCGACGGTGGAGG ACATCAGGGACGCCGAAGCCAGGCCTGTGATGGTCTACATCCACGGAGGGTCGTACATGGAGGGCACGGGAAACATGATCGACGGCAGCGTGCTGGCGAGTTACGGGAACGTCATCGTCATCACTCTCAACTACAGGGTTGGCGTGCTAG GGTTCCTCAGCACAGGTGACCAGGCGGCCAAAGGGAACTACGGACTCCTGGACCAGATTCAGGCCCTGCGTTGGATTAGTAAGAACATTGGCTATTTCGGCGGGGATCCGGGTCGCATCACGGTCTTCGGCTCCGGGATCGGGGCCTCCTGCGTCAGCCTGCTCACGCTGTCCCACCACTCAGAGGGTAAGACACCacctggagggggaaggg GCCTGTTCCATAGAGCCATCATCCAGAGTGGCTCAGCCCTGTCAAGCTGGGCTGTCAACTACCAGCCAGTAAAATACACGCGCCATCTGGCCGAGAGGGTGGGCTGCAACGTGCTAGACACCCTGGACATGGTGTCCTGTCTGCAGAAGAAGACCGCCAAGGAGCTGGTAGAGCAGGACATCCAGCCGGCGCGCTACCACGTGGCCTTCGGCCCCGTCATCGACGGCGACGTCATCCCCGACGACCCCGAGATCCTGATGGAGCAGGGCGAGTTCCTCAACTACGACATCATGCTGGGCGTCAACCAGGGCGAGGGTTTGAGGTTCGTGGAGAACGTGGTGGACCTGGAGGACGGCGTGTCCGGCAACGACTTTGACTTCGCCGTGTCGGACTTCGTGGACAGCCTGTACGGCTACCCGGAGGGCAAGGACACCCTGAGGGAGACCATCAAGTTCATGTACACCGACTGGGCCGACCGCGACAACCCGGAGACGCGCCGGAAGACCCTGGTGGCCCTGTTCACCGACCACCAGTGGGTGGAGCCCTCGGTGGTGACGGCGGACCTCCACGCCCGCTACGGCTCGCCCACCTACTTCTACGCCTTCTACCACCACTGCCAGAGCCTGATGAAGCCCGTGTGGTCGGACTCGGCCCACGGCGACGAGGTGCCCTACGTGTTCGGCGTCCCCATGGTGGGCCCCACCGACCTGTTCCCCTGCAACTTCTCCAGGAACGACATCATGCTCAGCGCCGTTGTCATGACCTATTGGACCAATTTCGCCAAGAGTGG TGACCCCAACAAGCCGGTACCTCAGGATACAAAGTTCATTCACACCAAGGCCAACCGTTTCGAGGAGGTGGCCTGGTCCAAGTATGACCCCCACGACCAGCTGTACCTGCACATCGGCCTGAAGCCTCGCATCCGAGACCACTACCGCGCCACCAAGGTGGCCTTCTGGAAACACCTGGTGCCCCACCTTTACAACCTCCACGACATGTTCCActacacctccaccaccaccaaggTGACCCCCTTGGACACCACGCAGTCCAACGGCAAGACGCGGCCCTCCGACACCAAGCGGCCCCCGGTGTCCACGGCCCACAGCAGCGACGGCGAGGCCGGGGAGGAGCAGGGCCCCATGATCGTGGCCAACCCCCGGGACTACTCCACGGAGCTGAGCGTCACCATCGCCGTGGGCGCCTCGCTGCTCTTCCTCAACGTGCTGGCGTTCGCCGCCCTCTACTACCGCAAGGACAAGCGCAGCCGGCAGGACGGCCCGCACCAGGCCAGCCCGCAGCGCCAGGGCAACGGCAACGACGTCAGCCACGCCACCACCATCGACGAGAGCCTGTCCCACCAGATGAACCAGGCCAACCAGATGAGCCCGTGCGACGCCCACCACGACCCCCTGCACCTCTCGCCCAACATGGATTACACCCTCACCCTGCGCCGCTCGCCCGACGACATCCCCCTCATGACCCCCAACAACATCACCATGATCCCAAACTCCCTCATGGGGCTCCCCAACATGCACCCCTACAGCACCTTCCCGGCAGGCTACAATTCCACTGGCCTGCCCCATTCCCACTCCACAACACGGGTATAG
- the LOC136933469 gene encoding neuroligin-3-like isoform X5 yields the protein MWWAAFRHHLLPTHRSCWRGAASIARCGLIWWILCSYWPLTQATSQNFYPTVNTQYGKLRGRRVAVPGEVLGPVDQYLGVPYAAPPLGEKRFLPPDQPSSWSGIKNATQFMPVCPQNIRNTVPEIMMPIWFTYNLDFVATYIQDQSEDCLFLNIYVPTVEGSQSKSHGADFSHHDSDKAEDIRDAEARPVMVYIHGGSYMEGTGNMIDGSVLASYGNVIVITLNYRVGVLGFLSTGDQAAKGNYGLLDQIQALRWISKNIGYFGGDPGRITVFGSGIGASCVSLLTLSHHSEGLFHRAIIQSGSALSSWAVNYQPVKYTRHLAERVGCNVLDTLDMVSCLQKKTAKELVEQDIQPARYHVAFGPVIDGDVIPDDPEILMEQGEFLNYDIMLGVNQGEGLRFVENVVDLEDGVSGNDFDFAVSDFVDSLYGYPEGKDTLRETIKFMYTDWADRDNPETRRKTLVALFTDHQWVEPSVVTADLHARYGSPTYFYAFYHHCQSLMKPVWSDSAHGDEVPYVFGVPMVGPTDLFPCNFSRNDIMLSAVVMTYWTNFAKSGDPNKPVPQDTKFIHTKANRFEEVAWSKYDPHDQLYLHIGLKPRIRDHYRATKVAFWKHLVPHLYNLHDMFHYTSTTTKVTPLDTTQSNGKTRPSDTKRPPVSTAHSSDGEAGEEQGPMIVANPRDYSTELSVTIAVGASLLFLNVLAFAALYYRKDKRSRQDGPHQASPQRQGNGNDVSHATTIDESLSHQMNQANQMSPCDAHHDPLHLSPNMDYTLTLRRSPDDIPLMTPNNITMIPNSLMGLPNMHPYSTFPAGYNSTGLPHSHSTTRV from the exons ATGTGGTGGGCCGCGTTCAGACACCATCTGTTGCCTACACACCGATCATGTTGGAGAGGAGCTGCATCCATCGCCCGCTGCGGTCTTATATGGTGGATATTATGCTCCTACTGGCCTCTCACGCAGGCAACAAGCCAAAACTTCTACCCTACGGTGAACACCCAGTATGGGAAACTGAGGGGCCGGAGGGTTGCGGTGCCTGGTGAGGTTCTGGGGCCTGTGGACCAGTACCTGGGAGTGCCGTACGCCGCGCCCCCACTCGGGGAGAAGCGTTTCCTGCCCCCGGACCAGCCTTCCTCCTGGTCGGGGATCAAGAACGCCACTCAGTTCATGCCCGTGTGCCCGCAGAATATCCGCAACACTGTCCCCGAGATCATGATGCCCATATGGTTCACCTACAACCTGGACTTTGTGGCGACGTACATTCAGGATCAGAGCGAAGACTGCTTGTTTTTGAACATCTATGTCCCGACGGTGGAGG GGAGCCAAAGCAAGAGTCATGGAGCGGATTTCTCTCATCATGACAGTGATAAGGCTGAAG ACATCAGGGACGCCGAAGCCAGGCCTGTGATGGTCTACATCCACGGAGGGTCGTACATGGAGGGCACGGGAAACATGATCGACGGCAGCGTGCTGGCGAGTTACGGGAACGTCATCGTCATCACTCTCAACTACAGGGTTGGCGTGCTAG GGTTCCTCAGCACAGGTGACCAGGCGGCCAAAGGGAACTACGGACTCCTGGACCAGATTCAGGCCCTGCGTTGGATTAGTAAGAACATTGGCTATTTCGGCGGGGATCCGGGTCGCATCACGGTCTTCGGCTCCGGGATCGGGGCCTCCTGCGTCAGCCTGCTCACGCTGTCCCACCACTCAGAGG GCCTGTTCCATAGAGCCATCATCCAGAGTGGCTCAGCCCTGTCAAGCTGGGCTGTCAACTACCAGCCAGTAAAATACACGCGCCATCTGGCCGAGAGGGTGGGCTGCAACGTGCTAGACACCCTGGACATGGTGTCCTGTCTGCAGAAGAAGACCGCCAAGGAGCTGGTAGAGCAGGACATCCAGCCGGCGCGCTACCACGTGGCCTTCGGCCCCGTCATCGACGGCGACGTCATCCCCGACGACCCCGAGATCCTGATGGAGCAGGGCGAGTTCCTCAACTACGACATCATGCTGGGCGTCAACCAGGGCGAGGGTTTGAGGTTCGTGGAGAACGTGGTGGACCTGGAGGACGGCGTGTCCGGCAACGACTTTGACTTCGCCGTGTCGGACTTCGTGGACAGCCTGTACGGCTACCCGGAGGGCAAGGACACCCTGAGGGAGACCATCAAGTTCATGTACACCGACTGGGCCGACCGCGACAACCCGGAGACGCGCCGGAAGACCCTGGTGGCCCTGTTCACCGACCACCAGTGGGTGGAGCCCTCGGTGGTGACGGCGGACCTCCACGCCCGCTACGGCTCGCCCACCTACTTCTACGCCTTCTACCACCACTGCCAGAGCCTGATGAAGCCCGTGTGGTCGGACTCGGCCCACGGCGACGAGGTGCCCTACGTGTTCGGCGTCCCCATGGTGGGCCCCACCGACCTGTTCCCCTGCAACTTCTCCAGGAACGACATCATGCTCAGCGCCGTTGTCATGACCTATTGGACCAATTTCGCCAAGAGTGG TGACCCCAACAAGCCGGTACCTCAGGATACAAAGTTCATTCACACCAAGGCCAACCGTTTCGAGGAGGTGGCCTGGTCCAAGTATGACCCCCACGACCAGCTGTACCTGCACATCGGCCTGAAGCCTCGCATCCGAGACCACTACCGCGCCACCAAGGTGGCCTTCTGGAAACACCTGGTGCCCCACCTTTACAACCTCCACGACATGTTCCActacacctccaccaccaccaaggTGACCCCCTTGGACACCACGCAGTCCAACGGCAAGACGCGGCCCTCCGACACCAAGCGGCCCCCGGTGTCCACGGCCCACAGCAGCGACGGCGAGGCCGGGGAGGAGCAGGGCCCCATGATCGTGGCCAACCCCCGGGACTACTCCACGGAGCTGAGCGTCACCATCGCCGTGGGCGCCTCGCTGCTCTTCCTCAACGTGCTGGCGTTCGCCGCCCTCTACTACCGCAAGGACAAGCGCAGCCGGCAGGACGGCCCGCACCAGGCCAGCCCGCAGCGCCAGGGCAACGGCAACGACGTCAGCCACGCCACCACCATCGACGAGAGCCTGTCCCACCAGATGAACCAGGCCAACCAGATGAGCCCGTGCGACGCCCACCACGACCCCCTGCACCTCTCGCCCAACATGGATTACACCCTCACCCTGCGCCGCTCGCCCGACGACATCCCCCTCATGACCCCCAACAACATCACCATGATCCCAAACTCCCTCATGGGGCTCCCCAACATGCACCCCTACAGCACCTTCCCGGCAGGCTACAATTCCACTGGCCTGCCCCATTCCCACTCCACAACACGGGTATAG
- the LOC136933469 gene encoding neuroligin-3-like isoform X3, which yields MWWAAFRHHLLPTHRSCWRGAASIARCGLIWWILCSYWPLTQATSQNFYPTVNTQYGKLRGRRVAVPGEVLGPVDQYLGVPYAAPPLGEKRFLPPDQPSSWSGIKNATQFMPVCPQNIRNTVPEIMMPIWFTYNLDFVATYIQDQSEDCLFLNIYVPTVEVQRISMECARKPNKKVCRGEDIRDAEARPVMVYIHGGSYMEGTGNMIDGSVLASYGNVIVITLNYRVGVLGFLSTGDQAAKGNYGLLDQIQALRWISKNIGYFGGDPGRITVFGSGIGASCVSLLTLSHHSEGKTPPGGGRGLFHRAIIQSGSALSSWAVNYQPVKYTRHLAERVGCNVLDTLDMVSCLQKKTAKELVEQDIQPARYHVAFGPVIDGDVIPDDPEILMEQGEFLNYDIMLGVNQGEGLRFVENVVDLEDGVSGNDFDFAVSDFVDSLYGYPEGKDTLRETIKFMYTDWADRDNPETRRKTLVALFTDHQWVEPSVVTADLHARYGSPTYFYAFYHHCQSLMKPVWSDSAHGDEVPYVFGVPMVGPTDLFPCNFSRNDIMLSAVVMTYWTNFAKSGDPNKPVPQDTKFIHTKANRFEEVAWSKYDPHDQLYLHIGLKPRIRDHYRATKVAFWKHLVPHLYNLHDMFHYTSTTTKVTPLDTTQSNGKTRPSDTKRPPVSTAHSSDGEAGEEQGPMIVANPRDYSTELSVTIAVGASLLFLNVLAFAALYYRKDKRSRQDGPHQASPQRQGNGNDVSHATTIDESLSHQMNQANQMSPCDAHHDPLHLSPNMDYTLTLRRSPDDIPLMTPNNITMIPNSLMGLPNMHPYSTFPAGYNSTGLPHSHSTTRV from the exons ATGTGGTGGGCCGCGTTCAGACACCATCTGTTGCCTACACACCGATCATGTTGGAGAGGAGCTGCATCCATCGCCCGCTGCGGTCTTATATGGTGGATATTATGCTCCTACTGGCCTCTCACGCAGGCAACAAGCCAAAACTTCTACCCTACGGTGAACACCCAGTATGGGAAACTGAGGGGCCGGAGGGTTGCGGTGCCTGGTGAGGTTCTGGGGCCTGTGGACCAGTACCTGGGAGTGCCGTACGCCGCGCCCCCACTCGGGGAGAAGCGTTTCCTGCCCCCGGACCAGCCTTCCTCCTGGTCGGGGATCAAGAACGCCACTCAGTTCATGCCCGTGTGCCCGCAGAATATCCGCAACACTGTCCCCGAGATCATGATGCCCATATGGTTCACCTACAACCTGGACTTTGTGGCGACGTACATTCAGGATCAGAGCGAAGACTGCTTGTTTTTGAACATCTATGTCCCGACGGTGGAGG TCCAAAGAATATCCATGGAATGTGCCAGAAAACCCAACAAGAAAGTGTGTAGAGGAGAAG ACATCAGGGACGCCGAAGCCAGGCCTGTGATGGTCTACATCCACGGAGGGTCGTACATGGAGGGCACGGGAAACATGATCGACGGCAGCGTGCTGGCGAGTTACGGGAACGTCATCGTCATCACTCTCAACTACAGGGTTGGCGTGCTAG GGTTCCTCAGCACAGGTGACCAGGCGGCCAAAGGGAACTACGGACTCCTGGACCAGATTCAGGCCCTGCGTTGGATTAGTAAGAACATTGGCTATTTCGGCGGGGATCCGGGTCGCATCACGGTCTTCGGCTCCGGGATCGGGGCCTCCTGCGTCAGCCTGCTCACGCTGTCCCACCACTCAGAGGGTAAGACACCacctggagggggaaggg GCCTGTTCCATAGAGCCATCATCCAGAGTGGCTCAGCCCTGTCAAGCTGGGCTGTCAACTACCAGCCAGTAAAATACACGCGCCATCTGGCCGAGAGGGTGGGCTGCAACGTGCTAGACACCCTGGACATGGTGTCCTGTCTGCAGAAGAAGACCGCCAAGGAGCTGGTAGAGCAGGACATCCAGCCGGCGCGCTACCACGTGGCCTTCGGCCCCGTCATCGACGGCGACGTCATCCCCGACGACCCCGAGATCCTGATGGAGCAGGGCGAGTTCCTCAACTACGACATCATGCTGGGCGTCAACCAGGGCGAGGGTTTGAGGTTCGTGGAGAACGTGGTGGACCTGGAGGACGGCGTGTCCGGCAACGACTTTGACTTCGCCGTGTCGGACTTCGTGGACAGCCTGTACGGCTACCCGGAGGGCAAGGACACCCTGAGGGAGACCATCAAGTTCATGTACACCGACTGGGCCGACCGCGACAACCCGGAGACGCGCCGGAAGACCCTGGTGGCCCTGTTCACCGACCACCAGTGGGTGGAGCCCTCGGTGGTGACGGCGGACCTCCACGCCCGCTACGGCTCGCCCACCTACTTCTACGCCTTCTACCACCACTGCCAGAGCCTGATGAAGCCCGTGTGGTCGGACTCGGCCCACGGCGACGAGGTGCCCTACGTGTTCGGCGTCCCCATGGTGGGCCCCACCGACCTGTTCCCCTGCAACTTCTCCAGGAACGACATCATGCTCAGCGCCGTTGTCATGACCTATTGGACCAATTTCGCCAAGAGTGG TGACCCCAACAAGCCGGTACCTCAGGATACAAAGTTCATTCACACCAAGGCCAACCGTTTCGAGGAGGTGGCCTGGTCCAAGTATGACCCCCACGACCAGCTGTACCTGCACATCGGCCTGAAGCCTCGCATCCGAGACCACTACCGCGCCACCAAGGTGGCCTTCTGGAAACACCTGGTGCCCCACCTTTACAACCTCCACGACATGTTCCActacacctccaccaccaccaaggTGACCCCCTTGGACACCACGCAGTCCAACGGCAAGACGCGGCCCTCCGACACCAAGCGGCCCCCGGTGTCCACGGCCCACAGCAGCGACGGCGAGGCCGGGGAGGAGCAGGGCCCCATGATCGTGGCCAACCCCCGGGACTACTCCACGGAGCTGAGCGTCACCATCGCCGTGGGCGCCTCGCTGCTCTTCCTCAACGTGCTGGCGTTCGCCGCCCTCTACTACCGCAAGGACAAGCGCAGCCGGCAGGACGGCCCGCACCAGGCCAGCCCGCAGCGCCAGGGCAACGGCAACGACGTCAGCCACGCCACCACCATCGACGAGAGCCTGTCCCACCAGATGAACCAGGCCAACCAGATGAGCCCGTGCGACGCCCACCACGACCCCCTGCACCTCTCGCCCAACATGGATTACACCCTCACCCTGCGCCGCTCGCCCGACGACATCCCCCTCATGACCCCCAACAACATCACCATGATCCCAAACTCCCTCATGGGGCTCCCCAACATGCACCCCTACAGCACCTTCCCGGCAGGCTACAATTCCACTGGCCTGCCCCATTCCCACTCCACAACACGGGTATAG